The Desulfomonile tiedjei genomic sequence GCGCAATCGGCGACTTCTTCTCTATGGCAACCTTCCAGGCCACCGCGGTTTCGTTCGAGTCTGCAGGCCGGATGACCAGAAGATTCGGCATGGCTCGAAGGGAACTCAGATGCTCCACAGGCTGATGAGTTGGGCCGTCTTCTCCGAGTCCGATGCTGTCGTGAGTAAAGATGAAGATGGAATGGGCCTCCATCAGAGCAGCCAGCCGAATAGCCGGTCTCATGTAGTCGGAAAAGATCAGGAATGTGGCCCCGTACGGAATCACTTGTCCGTGCAGCGCCATGCCGTTTACAATCGTTCCCATCGCGTGCTCTCGGACGCCGAACCTCAGGTTTCGTCCTCCGGGAGAATCGTGCTCCTGATCCTCGGATCCGGCAATCAGGGTGTTGGTCGAAGGAGCCAGGTCCGCTGATCCTCCCAACAGGTTGGGAACGTGCTTGGCAATCGCGTTGAGCACTTTCCCGGAGGCCTTCCTGGTGGCCATGGAGCCATCTTCCGGCTTGAAAGAGGGAATTTCCGCATCCCAACCCGCCGGAAGCTCACCGCGAAATTCCCGCTCATACCGTGCCGCTTCATTCGGAAAGTCCCGGCGGTATTTCCCGTAGAGAACATGCCATTCTTCCTCCCACCGGGACCCTCGCTCCACAGCCTTCCTGAAATGCACTTGTGCTTCGTCCGGAATATAGAACTTGGGCTCCTGCGGCCAGTGGAAGAACTCTTTGGTGGCCTTGAGCGCTTCTTCGCCCAGAGGCTCCCCATGGGCCTTCTCGCTGTCCTGCTTAGGGCTGCCGTATCCGATGTGAGTGCGAACCATGATCAAAGAGGGGCGCTCCGATTCCTCGATGCCGTTTCTTACCGCGGATTCTATGGCGACAAGATCGTTGCCGTCTGCGATCCGCTGCACGTGCCATCCGTAAGCTTCAAATCGCGCGCCCACATCTTCCGTGAAAGTCAAAGCAGTGCTGCCTTCAATGGAGATGTGGTTGTCGTCATACAGAAAAACGATCTTACCCAGGCCCAGATGCCCGGCTAGAGAAGCGGCCTCGGACGCCACGCCTTCCATAAGGTCCCCATCCGAAACGATTGCGTATATGTGGTGATCCACAATCGGAAAGCCTTGCCGGTTGAATTGCGCCGCCAAAAAGCGCTCCGCGATGGCCATTCCGGTGGCCATGCCGAAGCCTTGCCCCAAAGGCCCGGTGGTGCACTCAACCGCGCATTCCGGGCAGTATTCGGGATGTCCCGGTGTCTTGCTACCCCACTGCCGAAAGCTCTTCAGCTGATCCAAGGGGCAATCGTAGCCCGTCATATGCGCCAGAGAATAGAGCAGAGCGGACCCGTGGCCCCCGGAAAGTATGAAGCGATCACGGTTGGACCACCTGGGGTTGCGCGGATTGAACCGCATGAAGCGGCTCCACAGGACATAAGCCATGGGTGCGGCCCCCAACGGAAGGCCGGGATGCCCTGAGTTCGCTTGTTGCACCGCGTCCGCGGATAGCATGCGCAGGGTATTAATACAGAGTTCATCGAGGCGCGCTTGGTCGTCGCTCATAGAGAAGGACCTCCGGATTATAAAAATGCTGCTGTTAAAGGGAACGCTTGGCGACAAGGTTCCCCCGTTCCGCGATGCCGAAAGCTCCCCAATAATTAGGAACTTGGACGGCTCCAATCTTTCAAAATCTTGATCGACCGAAGACTGATCTTACTCAATTCCGTACACTTTTTCACGTACTCTTCCTGTTCGCTGCAAAAGATCCGCTCAGTCACCGCTGGGAGCAAGTACTTGTGGCGTCCGGGCTAGACTTGGAGTATACTGCCCCGATATTCTGAAACAAACTGTTGTGCTGGGAAGGTCAGGGTAGTGTGGCTGCGTGGTCGTAAAGTCGTAGCGGCCCGTGGCCGCCGAATCCAAGAAAAGGCGGGCACGGCCCGCCCTACCTGGGCTTTGGCCAGCGCTGAAACCCTTGCTGTGAAACCACACTAGCGCTCGGACATCGAGAATGCCCGGACGATCAGTTACTTTACGGGGAAAACTATGAGAGGCTCTTGCTGTCTAGCGGCAATCTTGTCGACCGTTCTAGTCCTCGCCCCATTAATCGGTGTCGCGCAGGACCAGGCCGCAGAAATTTACAAACCTGGTGCGCCTGTGCCGTTGCACGAGTTTCTGGCCGAAGGTTTGTCCAAGAAACCCTCGATTGAAGCGGCACAAGACCTGTCCGTGAAGAATATTCCCCCACTCTATGTCGAGCCCAAAATGCAGGATGAGGGGGTTTGGATCAAGCAAGATATGTCGGGACAGGATGACGCCAGCTCCCTGATCTATCGCACGTTTTACCGGCCCAGTGATCAGTTCCCCAACGCGATAGTTTATATGCTGCTGCTAAACATGAAGCAGATTTCCGCGAAATTATACCTTGGGTCAGCCGAACCCTTCAGGAAGGAGTCCGCGTCTTCCATCGAGGAAACCGAACAGTCCCGGCTCCTGGCAGTTACCAATGCCCTTTGGCAGACAAGACACGCGGGGAAAGGCGGCATAATCCTTCAGGGTCAGGTCCTTAAGGAGATGAGTCCGGGAGTTGCGACGATAGTAGTCTTTAAGGACGAAACAATAGACGTTGTCGATTGGAACGACGACATTCCATTGTCGGATGTCAGAGATGCCCGCCAGTTAATGCACCTGATCGTCAAAGACGGCAAGGTAGTAACAACCATAGCGAAACGGGGGCAGTTCGTTTCAGCCGAAATAGGACTAGGCTCTTTGCTGAATGAGGATCATCCAGTCATAGCGGTGCCGGCCAGCGCTCCCGGAGAGGAACCCTCCCACAAACTGAATTTCACCTCCGGGGATCTCTGGTTCCTGGCAACCCGCAGTGGATTCGGTATACGTCCTGACGGGAACCTTGTCTTCGCTGTGGGACATCACATCAGCACATCCGATCTGGCGAAAGCCCTTGTCCTGGCCGGTTGTGTTCGGGCCATGCACGGGGACGCCAATCCGGGGAATTGCGTGGGCGCCCTGTACTTCAAGGACGAGAATGGAAAGATAGTAAGAAAGGCAGGATTGTCCCCCGGCCAAGATAGGAACACCCCGGATCGCTACTTGAAAGGGAGTTATCCCAAGGACTTTTTCGCCTTCTTCAGACGCCCGTCGAATGGGAATTGAGTGCTGGACCGCAGGAGAACTCCGTGGTTCTTGCCGGCAGTCGACAACATAGCAAGGCCCGGAACCACACTCGTTTTCCCGGCGGAAGCCAGGAACCAGATCTTCCTCTGGATTCCCACTTTCGTCGGAATGACGATGGGGCTCTTTTGCTTTAGACGCTCCTCTCCGCCAACCGCTGTAACTAACGGCCGGGTGCCACGGACCTGGGCTCCGCCAGGTCCGTGCCGGCGTTATTGGAAAACAGCAAGGTTGGCCCCCGCATTGAACACCAAATCGAAAAGCGCCCCGATGTTAAGGTAAAGCCGGGAATCCTTCGGATTATCGTGGTGATAGACTTGGCAAGAAGCACGGACCTGGTCGCCCCCAGGTCCGTGGCCCCAATACAGAAGGCATCGCTTGACAGAAGAGGCTACTGTAGTTGTTTCCAAAGAGAGCCTGGGAACCAGGCAAAAAAGAACGTGGCCGGCACGGAGGCCGGCCATTGGTTGTGCCACTTCTTTGAACGCGCATTGGCCTAACGCCCCTCCAACAACTCGACCATCTCTTTCGGGTCCGCGGTGGGCAGCTCGCAGTTGTAGTTGCGGCAGACGTACGCAGTGGCTTTACTGTCCAGGCTATGTTGATCGTGTGTGTACGCGGCGATTGCTTCGATTTCTTCCGCGGTCTCATCTGTGGGCCTGAGCACGACCACCTTGTTGGGCAGGTATAGTGCTCTGAGCTTTCTGAGCATATCTTCCGTGTCTGAGGCTCCCGGCTTTCCGGCTATCACAACCTCTCGCGACGGACCGATAAAGAATTCCGTTGCTAAGAGCATTTGAGTGTACGCGGACGGAAACTGTTGGATGTTTCCCGAAAAGGCCTTTCCAATTTGTTCCGCGTTTCTTTCCAAAGTCGCGTCCGCTGTGATCCTCCCGAGACGCAGAAGATCCAGCGCTGCAACGGAGTTCCCCGAAGGGGTCGCACCGTCATACACTTCCTTTTTCCGCAAAAGAAGGCTCTCTGCGTCCTCTGCCGTGAAAAAGAAGCCTCCTATGCTGCGGTCCCAGAAGTGCTCCATGAAATCCGTGTTCAGGTCCAGGGCGGTCCGAAGATATCGGACATCAAACGTGGCCTCGTACAGCTCCAGCAGCCCCCAGATGAAGAAGGCGTAGTCGTCCACGTGGGAAGGCAATGCGGCTTCTCCTTCTCGGTACCGGTGCAACAGGCGTCCATTGGCGTCGCGCATGGTGGAGAGGACAAAGTCGGCAGCTTTCTTGGCCGCGTCGGAATATTCCGGCCGATTCAGGGCTTGGGCTCCTTTCGCGAGCGCGGCTATCATCAAACCGTTCCAGTCGGTCAAGATCTTGTCGTCCTTGTGAGGATGGACCCGTTTCTTTCTCACTTCGAAAAGCTTTTGCCGCACCTTTTCAAGGCGGCTTTCCAGACCTTCCGAGGACATACCCAGCCGTGAGGCAATGGCTCCGACGGGTTCTTTCAAATGCGGTATATTGTTCCCGGTCAGGCGGCCGGTGGCTTCTTCGTGGAAATTACCCGCGGGCCACAAATTGTACACTCGAGTGACCAGATTAAATTCGTCAGGATCGAGGACTCGTTCGGCTTCCTCGATCTTCCACACGTAGAACTTACCCTCCTCCCCTTCGCTGTCAGCGTCTTCAGCTGAATAGAACCCGCCTTCGGGAGCGGTCATATCGCGCATAACATAGGTGAATATTTCCCTAGCGGTCTTCTCGTACTCAGCCTTGCCGGTAGCCTGGTAAGCCTCGATGTAAGCCATGGCAATCATCGCCTGATCGTAGAGCATCTTTTCAAAGTGAGGCACCAACCAATCCGCGTCGGTGGAATAACGGTGGAACCCCAATCCGATGTGATCGTAGATCCCACCCCTGCGCATGGCCTGGAGGGTCTTTTCTACCATTTCGAGTGCCTTCGGGTCATTGGTTCGTTTCCAGTACCGCAGGAGAAATAGCATGTTGTGGGGCGTGGGAAATTTGGGCGCCGCGCTGAACCCGCCCTTGTTCCGGTCATAGCGTTCGGCAAGTTGTTGGTAAGCCTTGGCCGAAACATCGGCTCCGGGCAAGTCTCCCGGGGAGTCATCCGGCGCCTGGCGGATGGCCAGCATGATCTTGCCCGCGGATTCCATGACTTGTTCCCGTTGGGTGGTCCACAGCTCTTTTATGCGGACAGAAAGGTCTACCATGCCGAGTCGCCCGTGCATGCTCTCTTTGGGGAAGTACGTTCCCGCAAAGAACGGTTTTTTGTCAGGAGACATGATTATGTTCAGCGGCCAGCCGCCGCCTCCGGTCATCATCTGGCACACTGTCATGTAGATATGGTCAATGTCCGGGCGTTCTTCCCTGTCCACCTTGATGGAAACGAATGCGTCGTTCATCAGTTGGGCTACTGCGGGATCTTCGAACGACTCCTTTTCCATCACATGGCACCAGTGACATGTGGAGTAGCCGATGGAGAGGAATATGGGCTTGTCTTCGGTGCTCGCTTTCTCAAACGCCGCGTCGCCCCATGCATACCAGTCCACCGGGTTGTAAGCATGCTGAAGCAGGTACGGGCTCTTTTCATGAATAAGCCGGTTGGGTTTGTGAGTGTGCCCGATGTGAGAGGCCTCTTCCGGATGACTGACGTGTTCCATAGTTCTTCTCCCGTACGTCAAGCTGGCGTCCTTGTTCACAGTTTGTGCAATGATGGGAAATAGGCAAGGTAGAGGGAGAATCGTCGGAAGACTTTGCCGCAAAAGGAGGGAACGAGGAATTGCCGGAAGAAGCCTCGTGTGCAAGGAGTGTCCTCGTGCCGCCTGCAAAAAACTCCATTTTACTGGCTTGGCGCATTCCGCTGCCGGCGGAAGGCGCCAAGCCGGCAGGATATGGAAGTTTTTGGAGAGGGGTGCGGGGAGACCCTTTTTACAAAAAGGGTCTCCCCGCAAATTCATCGCTTTCTCACAGCGGGACCGAGATGCCGCCGTCTTTGCGGATTCTCCAGAAGTGCCAGGCCATGAACAATCCCATGATGCCGGGCAACAGGAAGACATGCCACGCGTACAGCCTCACCAGCACTGTCGGTCCTACTTCGGGAGGACCGAACAACAGGTTTGCGAACAATGAACCGGCCACAGGGACAGCCTCAAGAAGGTTTCGGGCTATGGTCCATGCCCACAGGCCCCTGTCGTCCCAGACCAGCAAATATCCCGTGAAGTCTACGATTAGGGTTCCGACAAGAAGCACCAGGCCGATGATCCAATTCCACTGCCGCGGGGGAGCAAATGAGCCGGTGATGAAAACACGAATCATGTGCAGGACCACAAAAACCACCATGAACTGCCCGGCCCAGTAATGAATGTTCCTGATGAAAAAACCGTACGGAGCCACGTGCGTAATTTCCTGGATGGAAAGGTAAGCGGCCGCAGGCGCGGGAACATAGTAAAGCATCAGCAACGCGCCGGTAATAACTTCAATGGCAAACATCCAGATAGCCAGACCCCCAAGGCACCAGGTGAAACCCACCTTGGCCGAAGCCTCCGGAATGAACCGGGGATGAAGATGCAAGAGAAATGTCGAAAAGGAACCTCTGGTCATGGCAAAACCTGCGAGCTTCTGGAAGAGATTCCGGGGAGGGCCTTTTTGCAAAAAGGCCCTCCCCGGACCCCTCCCCAAAAACTCTCATAATCTGGCACCATTGCCGTCG encodes the following:
- the tkt gene encoding transketolase encodes the protein MSDDQARLDELCINTLRMLSADAVQQANSGHPGLPLGAAPMAYVLWSRFMRFNPRNPRWSNRDRFILSGGHGSALLYSLAHMTGYDCPLDQLKSFRQWGSKTPGHPEYCPECAVECTTGPLGQGFGMATGMAIAERFLAAQFNRQGFPIVDHHIYAIVSDGDLMEGVASEAASLAGHLGLGKIVFLYDDNHISIEGSTALTFTEDVGARFEAYGWHVQRIADGNDLVAIESAVRNGIEESERPSLIMVRTHIGYGSPKQDSEKAHGEPLGEEALKATKEFFHWPQEPKFYIPDEAQVHFRKAVERGSRWEEEWHVLYGKYRRDFPNEAARYEREFRGELPAGWDAEIPSFKPEDGSMATRKASGKVLNAIAKHVPNLLGGSADLAPSTNTLIAGSEDQEHDSPGGRNLRFGVREHAMGTIVNGMALHGQVIPYGATFLIFSDYMRPAIRLAALMEAHSIFIFTHDSIGLGEDGPTHQPVEHLSSLRAMPNLLVIRPADSNETAVAWKVAIEKKSPIALILTRQGLPILDQTRYTSASQLVKGAYVLSDTDGEPDLLLLATGSEVHLALKAQEKLLADKGVRARVISMPCWELFLEQPKEYRDQVLPPRIRPRLSIEAGASLGWAKWVGDGGDSIAVDRFGASAPGPLVLEKYGFSVENVVERALALLKRK
- a CDS encoding thioredoxin domain-containing protein gives rise to the protein MEHVSHPEEASHIGHTHKPNRLIHEKSPYLLQHAYNPVDWYAWGDAAFEKASTEDKPIFLSIGYSTCHWCHVMEKESFEDPAVAQLMNDAFVSIKVDREERPDIDHIYMTVCQMMTGGGGWPLNIIMSPDKKPFFAGTYFPKESMHGRLGMVDLSVRIKELWTTQREQVMESAGKIMLAIRQAPDDSPGDLPGADVSAKAYQQLAERYDRNKGGFSAAPKFPTPHNMLFLLRYWKRTNDPKALEMVEKTLQAMRRGGIYDHIGLGFHRYSTDADWLVPHFEKMLYDQAMIAMAYIEAYQATGKAEYEKTAREIFTYVMRDMTAPEGGFYSAEDADSEGEEGKFYVWKIEEAERVLDPDEFNLVTRVYNLWPAGNFHEEATGRLTGNNIPHLKEPVGAIASRLGMSSEGLESRLEKVRQKLFEVRKKRVHPHKDDKILTDWNGLMIAALAKGAQALNRPEYSDAAKKAADFVLSTMRDANGRLLHRYREGEAALPSHVDDYAFFIWGLLELYEATFDVRYLRTALDLNTDFMEHFWDRSIGGFFFTAEDAESLLLRKKEVYDGATPSGNSVAALDLLRLGRITADATLERNAEQIGKAFSGNIQQFPSAYTQMLLATEFFIGPSREVVIAGKPGASDTEDMLRKLRALYLPNKVVVLRPTDETAEEIEAIAAYTHDQHSLDSKATAYVCRNYNCELPTADPKEMVELLEGR
- a CDS encoding cytochrome b N-terminal domain-containing protein translates to MQKGPPRNLFQKLAGFAMTRGSFSTFLLHLHPRFIPEASAKVGFTWCLGGLAIWMFAIEVITGALLMLYYVPAPAAAYLSIQEITHVAPYGFFIRNIHYWAGQFMVVFVVLHMIRVFITGSFAPPRQWNWIIGLVLLVGTLIVDFTGYLLVWDDRGLWAWTIARNLLEAVPVAGSLFANLLFGPPEVGPTVLVRLYAWHVFLLPGIMGLFMAWHFWRIRKDGGISVPL